A single Anopheles arabiensis isolate DONGOLA chromosome 2, AaraD3, whole genome shotgun sequence DNA region contains:
- the LOC120895469 gene encoding uncharacterized protein LOC120895469 → MKQHGFLLCVAIAMSLAAPQQAEPIVKDDIAEIRTIVTDLLASGVQINLEQHQTRFVDGDTENLIIENFLFATEDGLVFTVTSERVLDKNYQPKVVSYFDVTDDDAQKVLLSLLGGGNIKTLTINKK, encoded by the exons ATGAAGCAGCATGGGTTTCTCCTCTGCGTAGCGATTGCGATGTCGCTAGCTGCACCTCAGCAGGCAGAGCCGATCGTGAAAGACGATATCGCAGAGATACGAACGATCGTGACGGATCTGCTCGCGAGTGG TGTGCAAATCAACCTGGAGCAGCATCAGACCCGATTCGTTGACGGTGACACAGAAAACCTGATCATAGAGAACTTTCTTTTTGCGACCGAGGATGGACTCGTTTTTACTGTAACCTCGGAGAGAGTTCTAG ATAAAAACTACCAACCAAAGGTGGTGTCCTACTTCGATGTGACAGATGACGACGCACAGAAGGTTCTGCTCTCGCTGCTTGGTGGAGGAAACATTAAGACGCTAACCATCAACAAGAAGTAA